A single window of Nocardioides kongjuensis DNA harbors:
- a CDS encoding GNAT family N-acetyltransferase, producing the protein MQTNEHGQRIGDPVPDWEPRPWPEPVLLQGRYVAVEPLGSARYAELFAATCGDDDAGLWTYRPIPRPRSLPQLWMHLAAHLDDPAMVTFALVPLEGEAAGTAAGIASYMRIDPHHGQVEVAGVLLGRALQRTRAATEAIHLLMRNAFDLGYRRFEWKCDSLNEPSRRAALRLGFVEEGRFRNHMVTQGRNRDTDWFSLTDGEWPAVRTAHERWLDPANFDDEGRQRVALAAMRAG; encoded by the coding sequence ATGCAGACCAACGAGCACGGCCAGCGGATCGGTGACCCGGTTCCGGACTGGGAGCCCCGGCCGTGGCCCGAGCCGGTGCTCCTGCAGGGTCGGTACGTCGCCGTCGAGCCCCTCGGCTCGGCCCGCTACGCCGAGCTGTTCGCGGCGACCTGCGGCGACGACGACGCCGGCCTGTGGACCTACCGGCCGATCCCCAGGCCGCGGAGCCTGCCCCAGCTGTGGATGCACCTGGCCGCCCACCTCGACGACCCCGCCATGGTGACCTTCGCCCTCGTCCCGCTGGAGGGCGAGGCCGCGGGTACGGCGGCCGGCATCGCGTCCTACATGCGGATCGATCCCCACCACGGCCAGGTCGAGGTCGCGGGCGTCCTCCTCGGCCGCGCCCTGCAGCGCACCCGGGCCGCGACCGAGGCGATCCACCTGCTGATGCGCAACGCCTTCGACCTCGGCTACCGGCGCTTCGAGTGGAAGTGCGACAGCCTCAACGAGCCGTCACGTCGCGCCGCGCTGCGGCTCGGCTTCGTCGAGGAGGGCCGGTTCCGCAACCACATGGTCACCCAGGGTCGCAACCGCGACACCGACTGGTTCTCGCTCACCGACGGCGAGTGGCCCGCCGTCCGCACCGCCCACGAGCGGTGGCTGGACCCGGCCAACTTCGACGACGAGGGGCGGCAGCGGGTCGCCCTCGCCGCCATGCGAGCCGGGTAG
- a CDS encoding VOC family protein, producing the protein MDQRISFITLATDDLDATRRFYRDGLGWVPELDVPGEVLMFKAGQLLVLSFWERGHFEAEVGATMRGPGVAPITISHNMPTPAGVDEVLEAARAAGAPEVHAAVERDWGGYSGYFADPDGYRWEVAHNPGPVGEVVLP; encoded by the coding sequence ATGGACCAGCGGATCAGCTTCATCACCCTCGCGACCGACGACCTCGACGCCACGCGGCGCTTCTACCGCGACGGCCTCGGGTGGGTGCCCGAGCTCGACGTGCCGGGCGAGGTGCTCATGTTCAAGGCGGGCCAGCTGCTCGTCCTGTCCTTCTGGGAGCGCGGCCACTTCGAGGCCGAGGTGGGTGCGACCATGCGCGGCCCGGGCGTCGCCCCGATCACGATCTCCCACAACATGCCCACACCGGCGGGCGTCGACGAGGTGCTGGAGGCAGCGCGGGCGGCCGGTGCACCGGAGGTGCACGCGGCCGTGGAACGCGACTGGGGCGGCTACTCCGGCTACTTCGCCGATCCCGACGGCTACCGGTGGGAGGTCGCCCACAACCCGGGACCGGTGGGGGAGGTGGTGCTGCCCTGA
- a CDS encoding LysR family transcriptional regulator, which translates to MNIQQLRYVVATAERGSMTAAAAALFVAQPALSRAVRQLERELDLPLFARDGRGVILTPAGQTFVHRARAVLHSIDRLGTTVAADQGSAPLVIAASPTLQAALAIPIIAGLREHGARLHARLLGAGSSAEVAELVAAGRADLGLCDSAVPADLPQVVIGRAEVRLYSPAGLDLPERVTFADLASVPLVLPTAGSDRRATLDAFFEGCGIAPEVAVETDERHAWLAAVSSGVASCLWHSLDPRRAPLPGVVSRGFDPPMHRTLLAVHRPDDERAASRLLLDVLRQVGELVA; encoded by the coding sequence CAGCATGACGGCCGCCGCCGCGGCCCTGTTCGTGGCCCAGCCGGCGCTCAGCCGTGCCGTCCGGCAGCTCGAGCGCGAGCTGGACCTGCCGCTGTTCGCCCGCGACGGACGCGGCGTCATCCTCACCCCGGCAGGCCAGACCTTCGTGCACCGGGCGCGTGCCGTGCTGCACAGCATCGACCGGCTGGGCACCACCGTCGCCGCCGACCAGGGCTCGGCACCGCTCGTCATCGCCGCCTCGCCCACGCTGCAGGCGGCCCTCGCCATCCCGATCATCGCCGGGCTGCGCGAGCACGGCGCACGACTGCACGCCCGCCTGCTCGGCGCCGGCAGCTCGGCCGAGGTCGCCGAGCTCGTCGCCGCGGGCCGGGCAGACCTGGGCCTGTGCGACAGCGCGGTCCCGGCGGACCTGCCCCAGGTCGTGATCGGCCGGGCCGAGGTGCGGCTCTACTCCCCCGCGGGCCTCGACCTGCCCGAACGCGTGACCTTCGCCGACCTGGCGAGCGTCCCGCTCGTGCTGCCGACGGCCGGCTCCGACCGCCGCGCGACGCTCGACGCGTTCTTCGAGGGCTGCGGGATCGCGCCCGAGGTCGCGGTCGAGACCGACGAGCGGCACGCCTGGCTGGCGGCCGTCAGCAGCGGCGTCGCCTCCTGCCTGTGGCACAGCCTCGACCCACGACGCGCGCCCCTGCCCGGCGTGGTGTCGCGCGGCTTCGACCCGCCGATGCACCGCACCCTGCTCGCCGTGCACCGCCCCGACGACGAGCGCGCGGCGTCGCGGCTGCTGCTCGACGTGCTGCGCCAGGTCGGCGAGCTGGTGGCCTGA
- a CDS encoding pyridoxamine 5'-phosphate oxidase family protein, translating into MGKVHARVDGRLREFVDAQQVFFVATAPLAGDGHLNLSPRGIPGTFGMLDETTFAWLDGTGSGSETIAHLRENGRITVMFCAFGGAPNIVRFHGRGRVATVYDEEYAGLAARFTDLPGARAVVVVDIERISDSCGWTVPLMEYAGERDLLAPYFERKGVDGSADYRRRKNRTSIDGLPAFDFDPLDEWSTLAGLGRIRERLAAQIDGWTYPVSYALALDGEIGHVNLPGGQHRLPGVVLATVLKHDGSTATLDVSRQQLDEAITTLAPATACTEVEHPNLAAWRALRDAHDERGGTITAVFVRDAADPASSTTDATLRSLW; encoded by the coding sequence ATGGGGAAGGTCCACGCCAGGGTCGACGGACGGCTCCGGGAGTTCGTCGACGCGCAGCAGGTGTTCTTCGTCGCGACCGCGCCGCTCGCCGGTGACGGCCACCTGAACCTGTCGCCGCGCGGCATCCCGGGGACCTTCGGCATGCTCGACGAGACCACGTTCGCGTGGCTCGACGGCACCGGCAGTGGCAGCGAGACGATCGCCCACCTGCGCGAGAACGGCCGGATCACGGTGATGTTCTGCGCCTTCGGGGGTGCCCCCAACATCGTCCGCTTCCACGGCCGCGGCCGGGTGGCGACGGTCTACGACGAGGAGTACGCCGGCCTCGCGGCCCGCTTCACCGACCTGCCCGGGGCGCGGGCGGTGGTCGTGGTCGACATCGAGCGGATCTCCGACTCGTGCGGCTGGACGGTCCCGCTGATGGAGTACGCCGGTGAGCGGGACCTGCTGGCGCCGTACTTCGAGCGCAAGGGCGTCGACGGCTCCGCCGACTACCGCCGGCGCAAGAACCGCACCAGCATCGACGGCCTGCCCGCCTTCGACTTCGACCCGCTCGACGAGTGGTCGACGCTCGCGGGCCTGGGCAGGATCCGGGAGCGGCTCGCGGCGCAGATCGACGGCTGGACCTACCCGGTGTCCTACGCCCTCGCGCTGGACGGCGAGATCGGCCACGTCAACCTGCCGGGCGGGCAGCACCGGTTGCCGGGCGTCGTGCTCGCCACCGTGCTCAAGCACGACGGCTCCACCGCGACCCTCGACGTGAGCCGCCAGCAGCTCGACGAGGCGATCACCACCCTCGCCCCCGCGACCGCCTGCACCGAGGTCGAGCACCCCAACCTCGCCGCCTGGCGGGCGCTGCGCGACGCGCACGACGAGCGCGGCGGCACGATCACGGCGGTCTTCGTCCGCGACGCGGCCGACCCCGCGTCCTCCACGACCGACGCGACCCTGCGCTCGCTCTGGTGA